A single Diceros bicornis minor isolate mBicDic1 chromosome 7, mDicBic1.mat.cur, whole genome shotgun sequence DNA region contains:
- the LOC131408553 gene encoding upstream-binding factor 1-like protein 1, with amino-acid sequence MALPESQDHWCKEDIEKLLERMDNNLPSNDRHTFRTTQSQMNWGKVAFKDFSGEMCKLKWLEISYNLRKCRTLKELVLEAKEDAKNLSKSKRRKKHPDFPKKSLTAYLRFFREKRAQYSQMHPKLSNQELTKLLSEESRELPEQTKLKYSQDFQKEKQEFEEKLARFREDHPDLVQNPKKSDMPKRGPTKAQKKFQGNVKEVKSSPENCFSKQMKFRGEPQKPPMHGYQKFYQDLWLSRELQAMPLRGRMVEIGRRWQRIPQSQKERYKKQAEELQKQYKVDLDHWLKSLSPEEYAEYREATYAKRRNMSMKGGPDPKIRRMDPQSPSARSPQEGLGEEQGLRAPETESPESVGGIFHASPRSEENKEDGEEEEGRNSSDSSSEDEDEDWEAEGSESSSSSSGDHSDSDSN; translated from the coding sequence ATGGCATTGCCTGAAAGCCAAGACCACTGGTGCAAAGAAGACATTGAGAAATTACTGGAACGCATGGACAATAACCTTCCATCCAATGATAGACACACATTCAGAACCACCCAGTCACAGATGAACTGGGGAAAAGtagcttttaaagatttttctggaGAAATGTGCAAACTCAAATGGTTAGAGATTTCTTATAACTTGAGAAAATGTCGCACTTTGAAAGAATTAGTCCTGGAAGCTAAGGAAGATGCTAAAAATCTCTCCAAAAGCAAAAGACGCAAGAAACATCCTGACTTCCCCAAGAAGTCCCTGACTGCTTACCTGCGCTTCTTCAGGGAGAAGCGGGCCCAGTACTCCCAAATGCACCCCAAGCTGAGCAACCAGGAGCTGACCAAGCTCCTGTCTGAGGAGTCCAGGGAGCTCCCAGAGCAGACGAAGCTGAAATATAGTCAAGATTTCCAAAAGGAGAAACAGGAGTTTGAGGAGAAACTGGCTCGATTCAGGGAAGACCACCCTGATCTAGTTCAGAACCCCAAGAAATCTGATATGCCCAAGAGGGGCCCAACCAAAGCCCAAAAGAAGTTTCAGGGAAATGTGAAAGAAGTGAAGTCTTCCCCAgagaactgtttttccaagcagATGAAATTCCGTGGAGAGCCCCAGAAGCCCCCCATGCACGGATACCAGAAGTTCTACCAGGACTTGTGGCTGAGTAGGGAGCTACAGGCCATGCCCCTGAGGGGTCGCATGGTGGAGATTGGCAGACGCTGGCAGCGCATCCCGCAGAGCCAGAAGGAGCGTTACAAGAAGCAGGCTGAGGAGCTGCAGAAACAGTACAAGGTGGACCTGGATCACTGGCTCAAGAGTCTGTCTCCTGAAGAATACGCTGAATACAGAGAAGCAACCTATGCTAAGCGTAGGAACATGAGCATGAAGGGAGGCCCGGACCCCAAGATCAGACGGATGGATCCGCAGTCCCCATCAGCAAGGAGTCCTCAAGAAGGCCTTGGAGAGGAGCAGGGGCTGCGGGCTCCAGAGACAGAATCACCAGAGTCTGTTGGGGGAATTTTTCATGCCTCACCGAGATCAGAAGAAAATAAGGaagatggggaagaggaggaaggcaggaacTCCTCAGACTCCAGCAGTGAGGATGAAGATGAAGATTGGGAGGCTGAGGGCAGTGAGTCCAGCTCCTCTTCCTCAGGGGACCACTCTGACTCAGACTCCAACTGA